The Rhabdothermincola salaria genome segment GCGTCTCGACGGCGGCGTGCACGCCCGCCGGGACGTCGATGCGACCGTGGGTGACGCCGACGCGGTGGGCCAGGTCGGGATCGGTGGAGGTCGAGACCAGCCGGGTGGGGCGGGTGTGGGGGACGGGGGCGGGGTAGGCGCCGAGACCGAGGACCATGCGGGTGTCGAACTCGAGGGCCAGGTCGACCACCGCGGTGGAGAAGGCCTGCCACCGGTGGTCGGGTTCGGCGCCGACGAGGAACAGCACGTCGTTGCCGTCGAGGTCCGAGGCCACCCGCAGCTCGATGGTCGGCCACGTGAGCCCGGTGTTGACGCCGTCGACCAGGTGCATGGTGGGACGGCGCGAGCGGTGGTCGAGGAGCCGGTCGGCGTCGAAGACGGCCACCGTCTCGGTGTCGAGGTCCTCCATGACCGTGCCGAGCGCGTTGGTGGCGGCCAGACCGGCATCGATCCAGCCGTCGAGGCCGAGCACGAGGACGGGTTCGTCGAGGTCGGGTCGGCTGTGGAGTTCGAAGAGGTCGGTCACTGCGGTCCACCCTCCCACGTCCGGGGGCCCGGCGTCTCCCCGCCGGGAGGGCCGGTGGGGGTCACCTGGGGGTCACGTGGGGGCCATGTCGCGGTCACGTCGGGGTGGCATCGGCGGCGCCGAGGACGCGGATGCCGCTGTCGGAGGCGCTCAGGCCTCGCCCGGTGAGGGCACCGGCCAGCTCGGTGAAGCGTCCGGCCGTCCCGTCGGGCTCGGTGACGTCGATGACCACGTCGGTGGCGTCGCGACGCACCGTGAGGCGGGCGTCGTCGGCCATCCGGGTGGCGGCGGCCAGCAGCTCCTGGGTGCTGCGCAGCACGGCCAGAGCGGCAGCTCCCTCGAGCACCCGGTCGAGCTCCCAGTCGACGGCGACGTCGACGCCGGCCTCCTCGCGCAGGGCGGCGACGTCGACGTCGATCGCGGCGCGCAGGGGATCGCCCCCGTCGTCGAAGGTCTCCGCGGTGGGGTCGGCGCTCACGCTGGTGTGCCAGGTGCGCCGTGTGCGGGCCAGCTCCAGCGCCCACAGGGTGTCCGGCCCGGGGCCGCCGTCGAAGCCCTCGTCCGCCCCACTGCGCGCAGGCTCGCCACGGGCTGGGGTCTCGTCGCCGTCGACGACGTCGGTGAGGGTGGGGGCGTCGGCTCGTTCGAGCATCAGCTCGACGAGGCGGGCCTCGGCGACGCT includes the following:
- a CDS encoding proteasome assembly chaperone family protein, with the translated sequence MTDLFELHSRPDLDEPVLVLGLDGWIDAGLAATNALGTVMEDLDTETVAVFDADRLLDHRSRRPTMHLVDGVNTGLTWPTIELRVASDLDGNDVLFLVGAEPDHRWQAFSTAVVDLALEFDTRMVLGLGAYPAPVPHTRPTRLVSTSTDPDLAHRVGVTHGRIDVPAGVHAAVETQCSEVGLPAVGLWAQVPHYAATMPFPAGAVALVDGLWTIGGLRFPMGSLRDDAAGTRERLDSLVANSEEHVGMVQQLEVQFDALDSVGDGPLPTGDDLAAEVERFLRDQ